Genomic segment of Sphingopyxis lindanitolerans:
ATCAGATCGTGTCGCGGCTGTTCGAGGCCTATGCGAACGCCCCCCGGCTGATGGGCGAGGACTGGGCGTCGCGCCTGCCCGACGACGAAAGCGCGATGGTGCGCCATATCGGAGACTATATCGCCGGCATGACCGACCGCTTCGCCATCGACCGCTTTGCCGAGATTTTCGGCCGGGATGCGGTGCCGGAGGCGCTGGCGCACGCGTGACGGGTGGTGCCGGGACGGGCTCGCCCGGAGAGTGGCTGAAAAAGGGTCACGCGGAGGCGCGGAGAGATTTTACGGCTCCCCCTCGCTCGTCATTCCCGCGAAAGCGGGAACCCAGTTGCAACGCCGGTGATACAGCGCTGCCGCGCTGTTTTCTTCCTTGCGCTGGGTTCCCGCTTTCGCGGGAATGACGAAGATAGGGGAGCGCAGAATCTCCACTCTTTCTCCGCGCCTCCGCGTGAACAAAGTCTCTACCTTCTCTGTACGAAAATAACCCCAAGCCCGCGTTGCCATCCCGCCCCGCCGCGTCCTAAGATCGTCCGATGACGTCACCCGACATCTTGCTGCTCGGCGCGACCGGCCTCGTCGGCGGCATCGTGGCGCGGCTGGTGGGGCCGGCGATCCTCGTCCGCCGCGCGCCCGACGATCCACCCCCGCAACAGAAAATGCTCGTCGCGCCCGGCGGGGAATGGCCCGCGCTCATCGCCGATAACCGCCCCTCGACCCTGATCTCCTGCCTCGGCACGACGATCCGGCAGGCGGGGTCGCAGGCGGCGTTTCGCGCGGTGGATCATGATCTGGTCCTCGCCGCCGCCCGCGCCGCGAGAGGCGGCGGCGCGCGGCACATGATCACTGTCAGCAGTGTGGGCGCGTCGGCAAAGAGCCGCAATTTCTATCTGCGGACGAAAGGCGAGGTCGAGGAAGGGTTGCGCACGCTGCGATTCGATCGGCTCGATATCATCCGCCCCGGCCTGTTGACCGGCGATCGCCCGGGAACGCCGCGGCTGGGTGAGGGGATCGCGATGGTCGCGGCGCCGTTGACCGACGCGCTGCTCCACGGATCGCTGCGTCGCTATCGTTCGATTCCGGCCGAAACGGTCGCCAAGGCGATCGCCCGCTTGACCCGATGCGAGGCGCCTGGCGCGTATATCCACGAAAACGACGCGATCCGCACGCTCGCCGATTGACTCCGCAAAAAGGCAACGCCAAGGCTCAGGCGTCTGTCGGGCCTCTGCAGGGAGATTCGGCCGGCCGCGCGGGAGAGCGCGGGCAGGGCAACCTGATCCCGCCACCGAAGGAGCAACCGCCCCGGAAACTCTCAGGTAAACGGACCGCGCAGGCTGGAACGGACACTCTGGAAAGCGTTCCGGCCGTCTGAAGGAAGGCCGGAACCACCGAAGGGGTAACCCCGGCTCGCCCCTATCCGGGACGTCCGGGGGAAAACTCTCAGGTTCCCGTGACAGAGGGGGCATGGCGACAGGACGGCACCGGGCCGCGCCTTGCCATGTCAACCGCGGGAGACTGACATGACCGAAAATGAATCGACGGGCGAAGAGGCGGTCCCCACCGCGACGTTGCCGCTCGACGCCTGGCACCGTGCGAAGGGCGGCCGGATGGTCGAATTCGCCGGTTATTGGATGCCGATCCAATATGAAGGTATCATGGCCGAGCATCTGTGGGTGCGCGAGAATGCGGGCCTGTTCGACGTCAGCCATATGGGGCAGCTCAGCCTTTCGGGCGAGGATGTCGCGGCAGCGCTCGAAGCGCTCGTTCCGGGTGACATTGCGGGGCTGAAGCCCTGGCGCATGCGCTATTCGTTGCTGCTCGGCGACGACGGCGGCATACTCGACGACCTGATGATCACCAACGAGGGTGACCAGTTCGCCGTCGTCGTCAACGGCGCGGTGAAGTGGGAAGACATCGGGCATCTGCGCGAAAACCTGCCCGACGATGTCACGCTCAATCACAATGAGGATTATGGCCTGCTCGCGCTTCAGGGGCCAAAGGCGGCGGAGGCGCTGGCGCGGCTGGTGCCCGAATGCGCGGATATGGTGTTCATGCAAGCGGCGCGCGCGACGTGGAACGGCCATGCGATCGGGCTCAGCCGCTCGGGCTATACCGGTGAAGACGGCTTTGAAATCTCGCTCCCCAACGAAGTACTCGCCGCCTTCGCCGATGCGCTCTGCGCGATGGACGCGGTGAAGCCGATCGGACTCGGCGCGCGCGACAGCCTGCGGCTCGAAGCTGGCTTGCCGCTTTATGGCCACGACCTCAACGAAGAGATCGACCCGATCGAAGGCGATCTTGGCTTTGCGATCAGCAAGCGCCGCCGTGAGGAAGGCGGTTTTCCCGGCGCCGCGCGCATCCTCGGCCATCTCGCCGACGGCTCGGCGCGCAAGCGCGTCGGCCTGCTCGTCGACGGCAAACTGCCAGTGCGCGAGGGCGCGAAGCTGTTCGACGGCGAGGAGGAAATCGGCGTCGTGACCTCGGGCGGCTTTGCCCCCAGCGTTGGCGCGCCGATCGCGATGGGCTATGTTCCGCGCGATCACGCCGTGCCCGGCACCGCGATCGCCGCCGAGGTCCGCGGCAAGCGGGTGCCCTGCACCGTCGCCGCCATGCCCTTCATTCCCCATCATTATGTCCGCAAACAGGGAGGCTGACCGATGCCGCGTTACTATACTGAAGAGCATGAATGGGTCGATGTCGACGGCGACGTCGCGACGGTCGGGATCACCGATTTCGCGCAGAGCCAGCTTGGCGACATCGTGTTCGTCGAGGTTCCCGACACCGGGGCCGAACTGGCCGCGGGCGGCGACGCCGCGGTCGTCGAATCGGTCAAGGCCGCGAGCGACGTCTATGCGCCGGTCGATGGCGTGGTGACCGAGGGCAACGGCCAGCTCGAAGAGGATCCGGCGCTCGTCAACAGCGATCCGGAGGGCGAAGGCTGGTTCTTTCGCATGACGCTGACCGACAAGAGCCAGCTCGACGGCCTGATGAATGCCGTAGCCTATAAGGCCTTCATTGCCGATCTTTGACCATCCTCGCTCTTCCCTCCAGGGGGAAGGGCTTCGGAGTCTCCGATGAGCGCTGCCGACGCCGCCCTTGCCGATTGCCGCCTGATGGTGGCGACGCCCATCTATGACGGGGCGCAGGGCAGCTATGTCCGCGCTGCGCTCGACCTTGCGCTCAAGGCGCAGGCGGCGGGGGTGGCGGTGCGGTTCGAGTTCATCCTCTATCAGGCCTCGATCACCCGCGCGCGCGACCTGCTGTCGGCGATCTTTCGCGCCAGCGACTGCACCCACCTGCTGTTCGTCGATGCCGACATCGACTTTGCCGCCGATGATGTGTTTTCGATGCTAGGCGCGATGCGGGACCATGATGATTGCGCGATCCTCGGCGCCGCCTGCCCGCGGCGGATCATGAATTGGGCCAATGTCGCGCGCGCGGTCGAGCGCGGGATGGCGAAGGACGAGCCCGCTGCGCTGGCACGTTTCGGCGGCGAGTTCGCGCTTCATTTCCTGCATCAGGGGCAGCGCTTCGCCCTGACCGATCTCGTCGAGCTGACGCGCGCCGGGACGGGGATGATGCTGATCCGCCGCGACCTGTTCGAAGGCCTCGCCGCGCGGCACCCCGACCTTGCCTTCCGCACCGATCCCGGCGAGCGCGCCGCGCATGGCATCGCCGACAGCGAGCAGAGTTTTTTCCTGCCGATGATCGATCCCGACAGCCGTGAATTGCTGTCCGACGACTATGCCTTTTGCCGCCGCGCGCGCGATGCGGGCTTTCGCATCTGGCTCGCGCCATGGGTGCGCACGACGCACAGCGGCCCCGCGATATTTCAGGGGTCGCTTCCCGATCTTGCCCAGCTTTTTTCCAATCATTCCGCTTCTTCTTCGGAGTAGTTCATGCGTTATCTTCCCCTTACCAGCGACGACCGCGCGGCGATGCTCGCCGCCGTCGGCGCCGCGTCGATCGACGATCTGTTCGTCGATGTGCCCGCCGCAGCGCGGCTCGACGGCGCGATCGCCGGGCTTCCCGATCATGCCAGCGAGCTGGCGGTCGAGCGCCATATGGCGGCACTCGCGCGGCGGAACATGGCGGCGGGCGACGGGCCTTTCTTCCTCGGCGCCGGCGCCTATCGCCACCATGTCCCAGCGAGCGTCGATCATCTGATCCAGCGCGGCGAGTTCCTGACCGCCTACACCCCCTATCAGCCCGAAATCGCGCAGGGCACGCTGCAGATGCTGTTCGAATTCCAAAGCCAGGTCGCGCGCCTGTTCGGCACCGACGTCGCCAATGCGTCGATGTACGACGGCTCGACCGCCTGTTGGGAAGCGATCGTGATGGCGCGGCGCATCACGCGGCGCGGCAAGGCGCTGCTGTCGACGGGGCTTCACCCACATTACCGCAGCGTCGCGCGCACGATGGCGAAATATACCGGCGATGTCCTCGTCGATGGCGACCCGGCGCTCGAGCCCGGCACCGATTGGGCCGCGCTCGCCGCGGCGATCGACAAGGAGGTGAGTTGCGTCGTCGTTCAATATCCCGATATCCTCGGCCGCATCGACGACATGAGCGTGCTGGCGACGGCGTGCCAGGCCGCGGGCGCGCTGTTGATCGCGGTGGTGACCGAACCCGTCGCGCTGGGCCTGATCAAGGCGCCCGGCGAAATGGGCGCCGACATCGTGGTGGGCGAGGGACAGGCGATCGGGGTCGGACTGCAATTCGGCGGGCCTTATCTGGGCCTGTTCGGCTGCAAGGCCAAATATGTCCGCCAGATGCCGGGGCGGCTGTGCGGCGAGACCGTCGACGCCAATGGCAAGCGCGGCTTCGTGCTGACGCTGTCGACCCGCGAGCAGCATATCCGCCGCGAGAAGGCGACGAGCAATATCTGCACCAATAGCGGGCTTTGCGCGCTGGCGTTCAGCATCCACATGACCCTGCTGGGCGAAGCGGGGCTGCGCGGACTGGCCGGTATCAACCATGGTCGCGCCAGGGCCGCCGCCGCCGCGCTGGCGAAGGTGCCCGGCGTGTCGTTGATGAACGAGAGTTTCTTCAACGAATTCACCCTGCGGCTGCCGGTCGCGGCGCGGCCCATCATCCACGAGCTGGCGGAGAAGGGCGTCCTTGGCGGCGTCTCGCTCGGGCGGCTGTACCCGGACAATGACGCGCTCGCGAACGGGCTCGTCGTCGCGGTGACCGAGACCGTCACCGAAGAGGATATCGCCGCCTTTGCCGCGGCGCTGAAGGAGGTGCTGGCATGACCGCGCTCAACCGCGCCGGCTGGCGCCCCGAAATGAACGCCGGCGGCGCCGACGACAGCACGACCTTCACCGGCAACCGCGCCCTGATGCTCGAGGAGCCGCTGATCTTCGAGATCGGGGGCAGCGAAACGACCGGCGTCGATTTCGACGAGGTAGCGCCCGCCGCCGATCTCGTCGGTCCTCTCGCCCGTTCGGCCCCGATCGGCCTGCCGGGGCTCAGCGAGTCCGAGACGGTGCGCCACTATACGCGGCTGTCGCGTCAGAATTATGCGATCGACCTCGGCCTCTTTCCGCTCGGAAGCTGCACGATGAAGCATAACCCGCGGCTCAACGAAAAGGTCGCGCGGATGCCGGGTTTTGCCGACGTCCATCCGCTTCAGCCGCAGGAAACCGCGCAAGGCGCCTATGCGGTGATCCATGAACTCGCCAAATGGCTGGTCACGCTCACCGGCATGCACAGCGTCGCGATGTCGCCCAAGGCGGGCGCGCATGGCGAGCTTTGCGGCATCTTGTGCATCAAGGCGGCGCTCGAAGCACGCGGCGAGGATCGCCGAGTGATCCTCGTCCCCGAAAGCGCCCACGGCACCAACCCCGCCACCGCCGCCTTCGCGGGCTTCAGCGTCGAGGATATTCCGGCGACCGGCGAAGGCCGCGTCGATCTGGCGGCGCTGAAGGCGCGGCTCGGCCCCGACGTCGCGGGGGTGATGATCACCAACCCCAACACCTGCGGCCTGTTCGAGCGCGACATGAAGGCGATCTCCGACGCGGTCCATGCGGCGGGCGGCTATGTCTATTGCGACGGCGCCAATTTCAACGCGATCGTCGGGCGCGTCCGGCCCGGCGACCTGGGCGTCGATGCGATGCACATCAACCTGCACAAGACCTTTTCGACCCCGCACGGCGGCGGCGGCCCCGGCTCGGGCCCGGTGGTGCTGTCCGAAGCGCTCGCGCCCTTTGCGCCTTTGCCCTTCGTCACCCAGGACGCGGGCGGCTTCCACCTGATCGAGGAGGAAAATGCCGGCGAGGATCATCCGCAGACCTTTGGCCGGATGACCGCCTTTCACGGCCAGATGGGGATGTTCACCCGGGCGCTCGCCTATATTCTCAGCCACGGCGCCGACGGATTGAAGCAGGTCGCCGAGGATGCGGTGCTCAACGCCAATTATATACTGCGCAGCCTCGACGACGTGCTCGACGCGCCGTTCGCGGCGTCGGGGCCGTGCATGCACGAGGCGCTGTTCAGCGATCGCGGGCTGGCCGAGGGTTTCTCGACCCTCGACGTCGCCAAGGGGCTGATCGACGAAGGCTATCATCCGATGACGGTCTTTTTCCCGCTCGTCGTTCATGGTGCGATGCTGATCGAGCCGACCGAGACCGAGAGCAAGGCGGTGCTCGACCAGTTCATCGGGGCGCTGCGCAGCATCGCGCTGCGGGCGAAGAACGGCGATCCGGCTCTGAAATCGGCGCCGCATTTCGCGCCGCGCGCACGGCTCGACGAGACGCTCGCGGCGCGCAGGCCGGTGCTCGCCTGGAGCGAGCCCGAGGTCGCGCCGGGGACGCCGTCGCTGAGCGAGATCGGCGGTAGTTGAACGACGCGGACAAGGGGAGGGAATGGGCATGAGCTGGAACAGCATCTTCCTGATGGCCAATTACTGGGCGATCCTCGGCTGGCTGCTGCTCGCCTTTGCGCCGCGCAGTCCGCGGATTTTGTCCGCCATCCTTTATGCCGGGGTGCTGCTGCTCTGCCTCCTCTATCTTGTCCTCATCACCGGTTTTCTGACCGGCGGGATCGATCCGGGCGGGTCCGGCGGCAATTTCACCTCGCTCGCCGGGGTGATGAAGCTGTTCGCCGCTCCGGGCGGGGCAACGCTGGGCTGGGTCCATTATCTCGCCTTCGACCTGTTCACCGGCCTGTGGATCGCGCGCGATGCCGACAACAAGGGGTTCGGCCGCATCGTCCAGTTGCCGTTCCTTTTCCTGACCCTGATGGCGGGGCCGGTCGGCCTGTTCCTGTGGTTGGTCGTGCGTGAGCGCCGGGCACGGGCGCAGGCGCGGGCGCGCGCCGGGTGACGCAGCCCTGGATGGCCGATGATGGCGGCGCGGGTGCGAAGCGCCATGCCCCCGCGACGGCTCGCAACCGCGACGCGATCGCCGCGGTGCTCGCCGACTGGCTGCCGCGATCGGGCACGGTCCTTGAAGTCGCGAGCGGATCGGGCGAGCATATCGTCCATTTCGCGACCGTTTTTCCAGGGCTCGACTGGCAGCCAAGCGACCCCGACGCGCAGGCGCTGACCTCGATCGCCGCGTGGCGCGCCGAGGTGGGTCTGGCGAATATCGCGCCGCCGGTCAGGCTCGACGCCGCAGCGTCCGAATGGCCGGTGACCCATGCCGACGCCGCGCTGTGCATCAACATGGTCCATATCAGTCCGTGGGCGGCGACGCTCGGGCTGTTGGCGGGGGCGGCGCGCGTCTTGGCCGACGGCGCGCCGCTGATCCTCTATGGTCCCTATGTCGAAGCCGAGGTGCCGACGGCGCCGAGCAATCTGGCGTTCGACGCCAGTCTGCGCGCTCGCAATCCCGATTGGGGGCTGCGCGATCTGGACGCGGTCCAGGCGGCCGCCGCCGATGCCGGGCTCGCCTTTGCCCGGCGCTGCGCGATGCCCGCGAACAATCTGATGCTGCTGTTTCATCACCGCTGATCGCCCTCCCTCCCATCTGCGTGCTTTTCCCCTACGAGCAGAGCCGCTAGCGTCGCCATCGATTGCGAAAAGCAACGCGATTCGAGGAGAGAGAGCCGATGGCTGCCGAAGTTTCGGACCTGATGACGTTCGACGAATTCATCACCCATTGGGCGGCCGACCGGCCCGAACGCATTGCAATGCGCGAAGAGGAGCGGGTCTTCACCTATGCCGAGTTGGAGGACCGCACTGCACGTGTCGCGAGCCTGCTGCTCGCCGCGGGGCTGCAAAAGGGCGACCGCATTGCGTGGATCGGCAAAAACAGCGACCTGTATTTCACGCTCTTTTTCGGCGCGGCGCGGGCGGGGATCGTCATGGCGCCGGTCGGCTGGCGGCTGTCGCCGGCCGAATGGGCCTATATCGCCAACGACACGCAGGCGAAGATCCTCTTTACCGGCCCCGGTTTCGAGGGCGCGGCGGCGCAGCTTGCCGGCAAGCTCGACCATGATCCGCGGATCATCGGCGCCGACGAAGCGCGTGCGCTGATCGGCAGCACGCCGCGCGGCGCCTTCGCCCCTTCGCGGGCCGACGACGCGGTGCTGCAACTCTATACTTCGGGCACCACCGGCAATCCCAAGGGGGCGGTGCTGTCGAACCGCAACCTGTTCGCGCTGCGCAAGAATTCGGCCGACGCCGACCTGGCCTATACCCGCTGGGAGGATGACGAGGCGGTGCTGGTCGCGATGCCCTGCGCGCATATCGGCGGCACCGGCCTTGGCATCATGGCGCTGGTGGCGGGACTGCCGGGCATCGTCCTGGCCGAGTTCAACCCCGACGGCGTGTTCGACGCGGTCGAGCAGCATGGCGTGACGCGCTTTTTCATCGTTCCCGCCGCGCTCCAGATGCTGTTGATGCACCCGCGCTGCGCCAGCGTCGATTACAGCCGGCTCAAATATATCCTCTATGGCGCCGCACCGATCCCGCTCGACCTGTTGCGCCAGTGCATCAAGATGTTCGGGGCGCAATTCATCCAGGCCTATGGGATGACCGAGACGACCGGCACCATCTGCATGCTGCCGCCCGAGGACCATGATCCCGAAGGCAACAAGCGGATGCGTTCGGCGGGCAAGGCGCTGCCCGGCGTCGAGATCCGCATCCTCGGCCCCGACGGCGAAGCGGTGCCGGTGGGCGAGGTGGGCGAAGTCGTCACCCGGTCGTCGAACAATATGCTCGGTTACTGGAACCTGCCCGACGCGACCGCCAGGACGATGACCGAGAGCGGCTGGATCCACACCGGCGACGCCGGCTATCTCGACGAGGACGGCTATTTGTTCATCCACGACCGGATGAAGGACCTGATCATCACCGGCGGCGAAAATGTCTATCCCGCCGAGGTCGAAAGCGCGATCTTTGGCCACCCCGCGGTGCAGGAGGTCGCGGTGATCGGCATCCCCGACGCCAAATGGGGCGAAACGGTGAAGGCGGTCGTGGTCGCGAAACCCGGGATGACCGTCGATGAAGCCGATATCATCGCCTGGGCGCGCGACCGCATCGCCGCCTTCAAGGCCCCGCGCAGTATCGACGTGATCGCGGCGCTGCCCAGGAATGCGTCGGGCAAGATCCTGCGGAAAGACCTGCGCGCGCCCTATTGGGAGGGGTATGAGCGGATGGTGAATTGAGCGGGCGGTAGGGGCCTTTTTCGGGGATCAAGAGGCCGCGCTCCTGGCGATTTTGGTGTGTTTTTCCGGCGCCGGGTCGTTGGCGGGGGTGGGCAGGCCGAAGAAGGCGCGCCGTGCGGCTTCGCCCGCGCGCTTGAGCGGGGCGAAGGCGGCTTCGCAGGCGGCGTCGAAGGCCTCTTCCTCGTCGGGGTCGAGGGTGCGTTCATAATCCTCGTCGCCGAAACGACCTTCCTCGATGCCGAGATAGTCCGCGGGGGGCGGGAAGTTGGTGCGCAGCTCGCCGGTGTCCGCATCGGGCCAGACGGACATCGCCGCGGCCGCCTCCTCGGGGGTCGGCTCGGCGTCGGGCTCGCCGTCGATCGTGGCGGAAAACTGCGCAACTTCATTCGCGATCGGGGTGTCGCGCCACAGGCTGGCGAGCGGGTTGGCGCGATTGTCGCGGCCGGCAAGCCAGAGCGCGAGCGCGGCATTATGCCCCTCTCCCTCGACATCGAACAGCGACAGGAAGCCGGTCCAGTCGCCGGCGATGAGCTGCGCGAACATTTCCTCGCCCGCCCGCGCGCGGGTCTCGACCATCTTGTCGAGCCGCGCGAGCATCGCGAGGCCGAGGCGCGAATCGATGCGGCGGCGCTTGGCGAAGCTGCGGCCTTCCTCGCGCAGCAGTTCGGCGGTCTCGTCATGCCCCCAGATCGCGCGGTCGAGCAGCTCGTCGACGAGCCGCCCGCGCGCGATCAGCACCGCGGCGGCGCAGCCGAGCTTGAACGCCGCGCCTTCGGGCCGCTGCTTGAGCTGATAGACGGAGGACGGCGACATGCCGACCTTGGCCGCCGAAATCTTCACCGACCCGTTGGCGGCGAGGCTTTCGAGAAAGTCGCGCTGGAGCGCCAGGGTCCAGTGGTAGCTGGCGGGGGCGGGAATATGCGCGGGGTTGTAAGCGTCGTCGTCCATCGATTCATCCTTTAGGTTATATGAAACCTATGAAGTGAACCATATGGGTGAAATGTAGGAAAGCGGAAAATGCGGGGGGCGATCCTATTTCGTCAGGGGCGGTGAAGAGGCCAAGGCGGTTTGGAATGAGAATCGCGCAGAGGCGCAGAGACGCAGAGGTGAAGAGCTTCTCCCTTTGCGATCTCTGCGTCTCTGCGCGATTCTCATGGAAGGCCGGGTTGCGACCGGAAGCCCGGACCTGTCCATTATCGTCACCCCGGAGCCTTCGACTGCCTTGCAGGCGGTCGGGAGAGCCTTGATCCGGGGCCCGCCTGCCTTGAAGAAATAGGCGGATCCCGGGTCAAGCCCGGGATGACGAAGGGGGGGTACGCACGACGCAGCACTTGCCGCGCTGGTTGTTCGTTCCGCCGGGTTCCCGCTTGCGCGGGGTTGACGAAGAGCGAGGCGTTGCGGCCTCGCGCTTACGCGCCGTTCGCCGCCGACAAAATTGCCCGCACGCTGGCCGTCGCGACGTCGGTGTCGAGGCCGCAGCCGAACAGGCTTTTGCCGCCCGCCGTGCGGCATTCGACATAGGCGGCGGCCTGGACATTGCTGCCCTGGCCGATCGCATGTTCGCTATAGTCGACGATGTCCATCAGCGGGCCGCCCGATTCGGCGAGCGCGGCGATGACGCTGCTCATCAGGCCGTTGCCGCGGCCGCTGACGCTGCGCATGGCGCCGTCGATGGTGAGCTTGCCGGCAAAGATGCGGTCGGGGCCGCTGTGCGTTTCGGACCAGTCGACGAGCTGGAAGCGCTGGCCCTCGGTGCCGAGATAGGTGCGCTCGAACGCCTGCCAGATGTCGTCGGCGCCAAGCTCGCGGCTCGTCTCGTCGGCGACTGCCTGGACGACATGGCTGAAGCTTGCCTGCATTTTCTTGGGCAGTTTCAGGCCCTTGTCTTGTTCGAGCACCCAGGCGACGCCGCCCTTGCCCGACTGGCTGTTGACGCGGATCACCGCTTCATAGCTGCGCCCCAGATCGGCGGGGTCGATCGGCAGGTAGGGCACCTCCCACTTTTCGTCATTCTGGCGTTCGCGCGCGGCGAAGCCTTTCTTGATCGCGTCCTGGTGGCTGCCCGAAAAGGCGGTGTAGACCAGTTCGCCACCATAGGGGTGGCGCGGATGGACGGGGAGCTGGTTGCAATATTCGACCGTCGCGATGACCTCGTCGATGTTCGAGAAGTCGAGCTGCGGATCGACCCCTTGCGTATACATGTTGAGCGCGATGGTGACGAGGCAGGTGTTGCCGGTGCGCTCGCCATTGCCGAACAGGCAGCCCTCGACGCGGTCGGCGCCCGCGAGCAGACCGAGTTCGGCCGCCGCGACGCCGGTGCCGCGGTCGTTGTGGGTGTGCAGGCTGATGATCGCCGCGTCGCGGTTCGGCAGATTCTTGCCGAAATATTCGATCTGGTCGGCATAGATGTTCGCGGTCGCCGCCTCGACCGTCGCGGGGAGGTTGAGGATGATCGGGTTTTCGGCGGTCGGTGCAAGGATGTCCATCACCGCTTCGCAGCATTCGAGGCTGAAATCCAGCTCGGCGGTCGAGAAGGTTTCGGGGCTGTATTCGAAACGCCAGTTGGTTTGCGGCAGGCGCGCGGCATTGTCGCGCAGTTGCCTGGCGCCCTCGATCGCGATCGCCTTGATCTCGGCCATTTCCATGCCGAAGACGATGCGGCGCCACGCCGGGCTGACCGCGTTATAGACGTGGACGATCGCGGTTTTCGCGCCCGCGAGGCTGTCGAAGCTGGTGCGGATCAGGTCGGCGCGGCTTTGCGTCAGCACCTGCGGCGTCACGTCGTCGGCGATGCGGCCGGTGCGGACGAGGTTCTGGATATAGTCGAAGTCGGTCGCGCCGCTGGCGGGGAAGCCGACCTCGATCTCCTTGAACCCGCTCTTGACGAGCAGGTCGAAGAAGCGGGTCTTCTTTTCGGCGTCCATCGGATCGATGAGCGACTGGTTGCCGTCGCGCAGATCGGTCGAAAGCCAGATCGGCGCCTTGGTGATGGTGCGGCCGGGCCATTCGCGGTTCGTCAAGGGAACCTGCGGGAAAGCCGAATATTTCGCGGACGGATCGCGGAGCATGGTCATGGGAATGTCTTCTTCTGCGGTTGCGCTATTGTGTCGGTCGGACCCTTGGGCGGGTGGCCGCGACTAGCGCGCAGCCAGTGTCACGCCCAAGGGCGTGTAAGTCGCAGAAGAAGGAGAGCGTTACCGCGCATGGCCGCTTCCATGATGCAAAATGCCGCGTGAAGCAAGGGGCGGCTGCGAAAATTTCATCGGCCTTCGCCGGGATGATGGAGCGGGGCTATTGTTTTTCGAACGCGGCGTGGATCTTGAGGTCGACCTGGTCGCTGACCATCGGGATGCCGAATCCGATGCCGAAATCGCTGCGGCGGATCGTCGCTTCGGCCCGGAAGCCGACGGTCTGCTTGCCGCCCATCGCGCCGGCGCCGTGGAAATCGACGTCGAGCGTCACCGGCCGGGTGACGCCGTTGAGGGTGAGATTGCCGATGACTTTCGCCTCGTCGCCGTCGTCATCGAGGACGACGCGGGTCGAGACGAAGCGGGCGTCGGCGGGCGCGGGGCCGAAGAAATCGGGCTTGCCGCCGTCCTTGCCGGGGCGCAGCAGATGGCTGGTCAGGCCCGCGCTCGCGGTGGTGATCTTTGCCACCGGGATCGTCACCTCGACCTTCGCCGCGGCGAGGTTGGCGGGATCGAGGACCAGCGTCCCGGTCACGTCGCCGAAGATGCCGGTGTAGGGACTGAAGCCGAGGTGATCGACCTGCCAGACGACCATCGTGTGATGGGGATCGGCGGCATAGGTGCCCGCGGTGACGCGGCTCCGATCGGGGGCGCCGGGTGCGCTCGCGGGCGGCTGGGCGATGACGGCGGGCACCGCGATGACGGCGAGCATCAGGGCGGCGAGCATCAGGGCGGCGAGAGCGGCGGGGGGAGCGAAGCGGCGCATATCATCTCCTTTGGGGGAGGCGCGACGCTAGGCCATGGCGGGCGCGAACGTCAACCAGCGCCTTGGAAACATGGCGTTTCCGTTTCCGGGTATCGCTAGCGGACGGCGTCGCCGATCAGCGAGAAGGGAGCCCAGGCGCTGGGGTGCGCCCAGCTTTGCAGGGCGTCGTCCTTGACCGGATTGTCGCGGATTTCGCGTTCGGCGCGTTGCAGCGCCTCGGCGCGCGAAAGCCGGGGGTCGGCGCGCATCAGCTCGAACAATCGCACGGTGAGCACCGCGGCGACATCGTCGCGCACCGGCCAGTGCGAGGCGAGCAGGCTTTCGGCGCCCGCGAAGAAAAAGGCGCGCGCGAGGC
This window contains:
- a CDS encoding YceI family protein, whose amino-acid sequence is MRRFAPPAALAALMLAALMLAVIAVPAVIAQPPASAPGAPDRSRVTAGTYAADPHHTMVVWQVDHLGFSPYTGIFGDVTGTLVLDPANLAAAKVEVTIPVAKITTASAGLTSHLLRPGKDGGKPDFFGPAPADARFVSTRVVLDDDGDEAKVIGNLTLNGVTRPVTLDVDFHGAGAMGGKQTVGFRAEATIRRSDFGIGFGIPMVSDQVDLKIHAAFEKQ